The Siniperca chuatsi isolate FFG_IHB_CAS linkage group LG9, ASM2008510v1, whole genome shotgun sequence genome includes a region encoding these proteins:
- the LOC122881325 gene encoding protein FAM8A1-like, giving the protein MADKENTNMEVDKEQNKPFANKVKPLVDEVTQRIGNQNHIEGKKNVDESRATTEYCEKLQAWMWQYYTGYVTCQSWLAASAMSYPYYLQPASGTSTAPLDINSQNWYNSPFGLPLSPYLHGVNSRSSRAGEAAGGAAVTAQPQQPQQNGNAQRPGREYSIPSPLQRFLAEMVDFFILFFIKATIIISIMHLSGIKDVSKFAMHFIVEEIDEDTSMEELQKMMLVALVYRILVCFYEIVCIWGAGGATPGKFLMGLRVVTCDSSVLVLPNRVLVVPATNVSLSASTVRALNKNFSIAFFFPAFITLLFFQHNRTVYDMVAGTIVVKRNRAR; this is encoded by the exons ACCCTTTGCTAACAAAGTTAAGCCACTCGTTGACGAAGTTACTCAAAGAATAGGCAACCAGAACCATATTGAAGGCAAAAAAAACGTCGATGAAAGCCGCGCCACAACGGAATATTGCGAAAAGCTGCAGGCGTGGATGTGGCAGTACTACACAGGATATGTGACTTGCCAGAGCTGGCTGGCAGCGTCAGCCATGTCCTACCCTTATTATTTACAGCCAGCCAGTGGGACGTCGACGGCACCTCTTGATATCAACTCTCAGAACTGGTATAACAGTCCGTTTGGTCTTCCGTTGTCGCCTTATCTACATGGTGTCAACTCCCGGAGCAGCCGGGCAGGTGAAGCAGCTGGCGGGGCTGCAGTGACCGCTCAGCCGCAGCAGCCGCAGCAGAATGGAAATGCACAGAGACCAG GTCGGGAGTATAGCATTCCTTCACCTCTCCAAAGATTCCTGGCTGAGATGGTGGATTTCTTCATATTGTTTTTCATCAAAGCAACCATAATAATCAGTATTATGCACCTGAGTGGAATCAA GGATGTTTCCAAGTTCGCCATGCATTTCATAGTGGAGGAAATAGATGAGGACACATCAATGGAGGAGCTACAGAAAATGATGCTTGTTGCACTTGTGTACCGGATATTAGTGTGTTTTTATGAG ATTGTGTGCATTTGGGGAGCAGGAGGAGCCACTCCAGGAAAGTTTTTAATGGGACTCAGAGTTGTTACATGTGACTCATCAGTTCTGGTTCTGCCTAACCGGGTGCTTGTAGTGCCAGCAACTAATGTCTCCCTGTCTGC ATCAACTGTCCGAGCCTTGAACAAGAACTTCTCAATTGCCTTCTTTTTCCCGGCCTTCATCACGCTTCTGTTCTTCCAGCACAACAGGACTGTGTATGATATGGTAGCTGGTACAATTGTTGTAAAGCGCAACAGGGCCAGATGA